In Chthoniobacterales bacterium, a single window of DNA contains:
- a CDS encoding MFS transporter, producing the protein MNSTGTSESIRHDPFAALRHPSFRLFAIGNFASIIGRQMVDVVVGWEIYQRTHSAAMLGYVGLAAGVPLIALALPSGHLTDRVSRRKIIMVAQIFTALSSLGLAWVSITQSAIGWMYALLFIGSCARTFGWTARSALVPNLVDPPEVSNAITWSSSLFQLGSVVGPSLCGLLIARLGYTPIYLIDVVSSLVFFATLFFIQPRMEAVKTTRPSGSGLSELFSGVRFVFQNRIVLATITLDLFAVLLGGATVLLPVFARDILHCGPIGLGWLRAAPGVGAILMAATIAFLPPMRKPGTSMLMAVIGFGLATVVFGFSHNFWLSLAMLFLTGAFDTVSVVVRHSLVQILTPDTMRGRVSAVNNVFIGSSNEIGAFESGMTAAWFGPVASVVGGGLGTILVVFAVAALWPEVRKIGFLHSMKAAEA; encoded by the coding sequence TTGAACTCCACCGGCACTTCCGAATCCATCCGGCACGATCCATTTGCCGCCTTGCGCCATCCGTCCTTCCGGCTGTTTGCCATCGGGAACTTTGCCTCCATCATCGGACGCCAGATGGTCGATGTCGTGGTCGGCTGGGAAATCTACCAGCGCACGCACTCCGCAGCGATGCTCGGCTACGTGGGTCTCGCCGCCGGCGTGCCGCTGATCGCACTCGCACTCCCCTCGGGTCACCTCACGGACCGGGTTTCCCGGCGGAAAATCATCATGGTCGCGCAGATTTTCACCGCGCTCTCCTCGCTCGGCCTCGCCTGGGTCTCCATCACGCAATCCGCCATCGGCTGGATGTATGCGCTGCTCTTCATTGGATCGTGTGCCAGAACCTTTGGCTGGACCGCCCGCAGCGCGCTCGTGCCCAATCTCGTGGACCCGCCCGAGGTCAGCAACGCCATCACCTGGAGCAGCAGCCTGTTTCAGCTCGGCAGTGTCGTCGGTCCGTCGCTTTGCGGACTACTCATCGCGCGGCTGGGTTACACTCCGATCTACCTGATCGATGTCGTCTCGTCGCTCGTCTTCTTCGCCACGCTCTTTTTCATCCAGCCGCGCATGGAGGCGGTGAAAACGACCCGACCGAGCGGCAGTGGACTCAGCGAACTTTTCAGCGGCGTGCGCTTCGTTTTCCAAAATCGCATTGTGCTCGCGACGATCACGCTCGACCTCTTTGCCGTCCTTCTCGGCGGCGCGACCGTGCTGCTGCCCGTCTTTGCGCGGGATATTTTACATTGCGGCCCCATCGGACTCGGCTGGCTGCGGGCAGCGCCGGGTGTGGGCGCGATCCTTATGGCGGCCACAATTGCCTTTCTGCCGCCGATGCGGAAACCGGGGACTTCCATGCTAATGGCCGTGATCGGCTTCGGACTCGCAACGGTGGTTTTCGGATTCTCGCACAACTTTTGGCTGTCGCTGGCGATGCTCTTTCTCACGGGCGCATTCGACACCGTGAGCGTGGTGGTGCGCCACAGCCTGGTGCAAATCCTCACGCCCGACACCATGCGCGGTCGGGTGTCGGCGGTGAACAACGTCTTCATCGGCTCCTCAAACGAAATCGGGGCGTTTGAGTCCGGCATGACCGCCGCGTGGTTTGGTCCGGTCGCATCGGTGGTCGGCGGC
- a CDS encoding PAS domain-containing protein, with product MTVSKRSIYTLPILIFVFGAVSSIGLLLWMIRLQEERITRDFARVSGDRSVAVMQRLQQDLGIPENIRQLYDSSDFVDENEFRNFVTPLLQKRSELDCVAWAPRVVGADGQVRHIANYLESQKDGTLGGGMTLEELPGMRDAIQAAVQTGSASWINLPSESQQPGTRADWLVVLPVKSHQSNSEHRKTEEGVLLARIDLHRLMFEAFDSLEKVGLDAEIYDGKVAESHVLAKWFSLTRTEPYDPQKERDAAHYAFTRTADLGSSEWTIYCRPAPHFMEHYQWWEQGFIFAGCLLLSVLVAMYLLRQRLAAHELRRQHDITSLLENVAVAANEAATDQELLAKSLQVICAYLDWPFGHVCVPDLADANVLVSSGVFSITDEERFQGMRHETEKMRFSKGMGLPGRVMESREVLFVEDLREFEGFLRKEAAEGSGLLSAFAFPVIVRDRVVAVVEFFHLDVSQPFPDWRQLLLSISRQMGLAMERRLAAEDLMEKTAVLENAADGIAYVDVSGVYMTVNKAYARMCGVAANELIGTNRRSHIYREDVDIFTAAYLEMIMDGRSEAEGRFLRPDGSIFYQELTMIRDLDRAGNLRGCYLFSRDITQREEHQKALRESEERFMAFMANNPASASIKDEESRLVYINPASLRNFGLTQNAIGKPPEELTNPEAAKIIRESDQKLLASNKPLMQVEVIPDRTGKIRHWLVYKFPMKGRDNQRLIGVLCLDMTDRMEAEAAMIEARDEALESARLKSQFLANMSHEIRTPMNGLIGMLGLLAKTELQANQSELLRTAMTASDSLLRLLNDILDFSKIDAGKMELDPVVFDPRQCLRHSVRILEANAHKKGLELTCEVAPEVPEHLLGDSGRLAQIVVNLVNNGIKFTHEGAVSVRLFLHERRGNEVLLHGVVRDTGIGVSESHRELIFQPFRQSDSSTARQYGGTGLGLAICSQLVDLMGGRIWIEAPAGGGSEFHFTVLMAESAEPAPAMLAGQPVASLARHSLRILLAEDNEINQQLAISLLQERGHHVILARNGFEAVELFEKSRFDLILMDVQMPGKDGYQATLDIRSHPRGKTIPIYAVTAHAMPEDRRRCLEVGMNDYLTKPIRVDQFAQLVEAKVERNETLAQQPTATRIIKTRRIAPPAVGCKQFDLGALRQMVNNNDALILQLASTFTRQAAEDRSQMQSALLDRNGTQLEHSAHRLKGSALSFSAAPLAAIAQTLETSGRNDDFQSASAVWEKFESAYTALVSELDALN from the coding sequence ATGACTGTCTCCAAACGCTCCATTTACACGCTGCCGATTCTCATTTTTGTCTTCGGCGCGGTGAGTTCCATCGGGTTGCTGCTCTGGATGATACGGCTGCAGGAAGAAAGAATCACCCGAGATTTTGCCCGCGTGTCTGGCGATCGCTCGGTGGCGGTGATGCAGCGGTTGCAGCAGGATTTGGGCATCCCGGAAAACATCCGCCAGCTCTACGACTCAAGCGATTTCGTGGATGAAAATGAGTTCCGAAATTTCGTGACACCGCTCCTCCAGAAACGGTCGGAACTCGACTGCGTCGCCTGGGCCCCGCGGGTCGTGGGGGCCGACGGGCAGGTGCGCCATATTGCCAATTATCTGGAGTCTCAAAAAGACGGCACGCTCGGGGGCGGGATGACCCTGGAGGAGCTGCCGGGGATGAGGGACGCGATTCAGGCGGCCGTGCAAACCGGGAGTGCCAGTTGGATCAATCTTCCCTCGGAGTCGCAGCAGCCGGGCACCCGGGCCGACTGGCTGGTGGTGCTGCCAGTAAAGTCTCATCAGTCCAATTCCGAGCACAGGAAGACGGAGGAAGGCGTCCTGCTGGCCCGGATCGATCTGCATCGGTTGATGTTTGAGGCTTTCGACAGTCTGGAAAAGGTGGGCCTCGACGCGGAGATTTACGACGGGAAAGTCGCCGAGTCGCACGTGCTTGCGAAGTGGTTTAGCCTCACCCGGACCGAGCCCTACGATCCGCAGAAGGAGCGGGACGCGGCGCATTATGCGTTTACCCGGACAGCGGACTTGGGGTCGAGTGAATGGACGATTTATTGCCGTCCAGCGCCGCATTTCATGGAGCATTACCAATGGTGGGAGCAGGGGTTTATCTTTGCCGGCTGCCTGCTGCTGAGCGTGCTGGTGGCGATGTATCTGCTGCGCCAGCGTCTCGCGGCCCACGAGTTGCGGCGCCAGCACGATATTACGAGCCTTCTGGAAAACGTGGCGGTGGCTGCCAACGAAGCGGCGACCGACCAGGAACTGCTCGCCAAATCGCTCCAGGTGATCTGTGCCTATCTCGACTGGCCGTTTGGCCATGTCTGCGTGCCCGATCTCGCGGATGCGAACGTGCTGGTGTCGAGCGGCGTTTTTAGCATCACCGACGAGGAGCGTTTCCAAGGGATGCGGCATGAGACGGAGAAGATGAGATTTTCCAAAGGCATGGGATTGCCAGGCCGGGTGATGGAATCGCGGGAGGTGCTCTTCGTGGAAGACTTGCGGGAGTTTGAGGGTTTCCTGCGCAAAGAAGCGGCTGAGGGCAGCGGCCTGCTTTCTGCGTTTGCCTTCCCTGTGATCGTGCGGGATCGCGTGGTGGCGGTGGTGGAATTTTTTCATCTCGACGTCAGCCAGCCGTTCCCCGACTGGCGGCAACTGCTCCTGAGCATTAGCCGGCAGATGGGGCTGGCGATGGAGCGCAGGCTGGCTGCGGAGGATTTGATGGAGAAGACGGCGGTGCTGGAGAATGCCGCCGATGGCATCGCCTATGTGGATGTGTCGGGTGTGTATATGACGGTGAACAAGGCGTATGCCCGCATGTGCGGCGTCGCGGCGAATGAATTGATCGGCACGAACCGGCGCAGCCATATCTATCGTGAGGACGTGGATATATTTACGGCGGCTTATCTGGAGATGATCATGGACGGGCGTTCCGAGGCGGAGGGACGTTTCCTGCGTCCGGACGGGTCGATTTTTTATCAGGAGCTGACGATGATCCGCGACTTGGATCGCGCGGGCAATCTCCGGGGTTGCTACTTGTTTTCCCGCGACATTACCCAGCGCGAGGAGCATCAAAAAGCGCTGAGAGAGAGCGAGGAACGCTTCATGGCCTTTATGGCGAACAACCCGGCGAGCGCCTCGATCAAGGACGAGGAGAGTCGGCTGGTTTACATTAATCCGGCGAGTCTGCGGAATTTCGGCCTGACTCAAAATGCCATCGGCAAGCCGCCCGAGGAGCTGACCAATCCAGAGGCCGCGAAGATCATTCGCGAAAGCGACCAGAAGCTCCTCGCCTCGAACAAGCCGTTGATGCAAGTCGAAGTCATCCCGGACCGAACCGGGAAAATCCGCCACTGGCTGGTCTATAAATTTCCGATGAAAGGCCGCGATAACCAGCGTCTGATCGGGGTGCTTTGCCTCGATATGACGGATCGTATGGAGGCCGAGGCGGCGATGATCGAGGCGCGCGACGAGGCGCTGGAGTCGGCGCGGCTAAAGTCGCAATTTCTCGCCAACATGAGCCACGAGATTCGCACGCCGATGAATGGCCTCATCGGAATGCTCGGACTGCTGGCGAAGACGGAGTTGCAGGCGAATCAGTCCGAACTGCTGCGCACGGCGATGACGGCGTCGGATTCACTGCTGCGCCTGCTAAACGACATTCTGGATTTCTCGAAGATCGACGCGGGTAAAATGGAACTCGACCCCGTCGTTTTCGACCCGCGCCAGTGCCTGCGCCACTCGGTGAGAATCCTCGAGGCCAACGCTCACAAGAAAGGACTGGAACTCACCTGCGAGGTGGCGCCCGAGGTCCCCGAGCATCTTCTCGGCGACTCCGGGCGGCTGGCGCAAATCGTGGTTAACCTGGTGAACAACGGCATTAAATTCACCCACGAAGGCGCAGTCTCGGTCCGCCTGTTTCTCCACGAACGCCGGGGCAACGAAGTCCTTCTCCATGGCGTCGTCCGCGACACCGGCATCGGAGTTTCGGAAAGTCATCGCGAGCTGATTTTCCAGCCGTTCCGCCAGTCCGACAGCTCGACTGCTCGCCAGTACGGCGGCACTGGGCTGGGGCTCGCGATTTGCTCGCAACTCGTCGATCTCATGGGCGGCCGCATCTGGATCGAAGCCCCGGCTGGCGGCGGCAGCGAGTTCCATTTCACTGTGCTGATGGCCGAATCCGCAGAGCCCGCGCCTGCCATGCTCGCCGGCCAGCCCGTGGCGTCGCTCGCGCGGCATTCGCTGCGAATCCTCCTCGCCGAGGACAACGAGATCAACCAGCAGCTCGCCATTTCGCTCCTGCAGGAGCGCGGACACCATGTCATCCTCGCGCGCAACGGATTTGAAGCCGTGGAGCTTTTCGAGAAATCACGTTTCGACCTCATCCTCATGGACGTGCAAATGCCCGGTAAGGACGGCTACCAGGCGACGCTCGACATTCGCAGCCATCCGAGGGGAAAAACCATCCCAATCTATGCGGTCACGGCCCACGCCATGCCCGAGGATCGCAGGCGCTGCCTCGAAGTGGGCATGAACGATTACCTCACCAAACCGATCCGCGTGGACCAGTTTGCCCAGCTCGTGGAGGCGAAAGTCGAGCGCAACGAAACGCTCGCCCAACAACCGACGGCGACTCGAATCATCAAGACCCGGCGCATCGCTCCGCCCGCAGTCGGCTGCAAACAATTCGACCTCGGCGCTCTCCGCCAGATGGTGAACAACAACGACGCGCTCATCCTTCAACTCGCCTCCACTTTTACCCGCCAGGCCGCCGAGGATCGGAGTCAAATGCAGTCCGCTTTGCTGGATCGGAACGGCACGCAGCTCGAACATTCTGCGCATCGTTTGAAGGGATCTGCCCTGAGTTTTTCCGCCGCACCGTTGGCCGCAATCGCGCAAACCCTGGAGACCTCGGGCCGCAATGACGACTTCCAAAGCGCGAGCGCCGTCTGGGAAAAGTTTGAGTCGGCTTACACCGCATTGGTGTCGGAACTCGATGCATTAAATTGA
- a CDS encoding response regulator transcription factor has product MNILIAEDDAISRLLLTDTLTRWGHQVEAVENGEQAWEVFQRKDAPPLAILDWMMPGLDGLEVCRRARSLPRSVAFHIILLTAREQKADIVGGLEVGANDYMVKPFDPAELRARVGVGERMIVLQEELAARVIELEAALEKVKKLQGMLPICSYCKKIRNDEDYWQEVETYLGDHSEAEFSHGICPHCFEKLMGVSFAEAKAKKGI; this is encoded by the coding sequence ATGAACATTCTCATCGCCGAAGACGACGCCATTTCCCGGCTCCTCCTCACAGACACTCTCACGCGCTGGGGGCACCAGGTCGAGGCCGTGGAAAATGGCGAGCAGGCTTGGGAAGTCTTTCAGCGCAAAGACGCGCCGCCGCTGGCGATTCTCGACTGGATGATGCCCGGTCTCGATGGACTTGAGGTCTGCCGCCGCGCCCGCAGCCTGCCCCGGAGCGTGGCGTTTCACATTATATTGCTGACCGCCCGCGAGCAAAAAGCCGACATCGTCGGTGGGCTCGAAGTCGGCGCAAATGATTACATGGTCAAGCCCTTCGACCCTGCGGAATTGCGCGCCCGCGTCGGCGTCGGCGAGCGAATGATTGTGCTGCAGGAGGAACTGGCCGCCCGCGTAATCGAGTTGGAGGCGGCTCTGGAAAAAGTGAAGAAGCTCCAGGGAATGCTCCCGATTTGTTCCTATTGTAAAAAGATTCGCAACGACGAGGACTATTGGCAGGAGGTCGAGACCTATCTCGGCGACCACTCGGAGGCGGAATTCAGCCACGGCATCTGCCCGCATTGCTTCGAGAAATTAATGGGCGTCTCGTTCGCCGAGGCGAAAGCCAAAAAGGGAATCTAA
- the argC gene encoding N-acetyl-gamma-glutamyl-phosphate reductase, giving the protein MSQPSPRKKVAVVGASGYSGEELLRLLGNHPEVELVAITSRQHAGKALGDVQPQFRGHPRLAGIRFIDSDVEKITATGAEFVFLALPHGLAGEFAEPLLRAGLRVLDLSADFRLRSAAVFEEFYGAKHPAPQLLDQAVYGSPEIHRDAIVSAMLVACPGCYPTSILVPLVPLLRRGLLKPQSIIANCLSGVSGAGRKADISLLFAECNESVRAYGLPKHRHLSEVEQELSLAAGTDLTISFAPHLIPITRGILTTIHAAPDENLTIDALSAAYHEAYASEPFVRLLGTSDFPDVKYVARTNYIDIGWQFDARTGRVILLSAEDNLTKGAAGQAVQCLNLMAGFSETTGLI; this is encoded by the coding sequence ATGAGCCAGCCTTCGCCCCGCAAAAAAGTCGCCGTCGTCGGAGCATCCGGCTATTCCGGGGAGGAACTCCTCCGCCTCCTTGGGAATCATCCAGAAGTCGAATTGGTCGCGATCACCTCGCGCCAGCACGCGGGCAAGGCGCTTGGCGACGTTCAGCCGCAGTTTCGCGGTCATCCACGGCTGGCTGGCATTCGATTCATCGACTCCGATGTGGAAAAAATCACCGCCACGGGAGCGGAATTTGTTTTCCTCGCGTTGCCGCACGGACTCGCCGGGGAATTTGCCGAGCCGCTGCTGCGGGCGGGCCTGCGCGTGCTCGATCTGAGCGCCGATTTTCGCCTGCGCAGCGCGGCGGTTTTCGAGGAATTTTACGGAGCGAAACATCCCGCACCGCAACTGCTGGATCAAGCGGTTTACGGTTCGCCGGAGATTCATCGCGACGCGATCGTGAGTGCGATGTTAGTCGCCTGTCCCGGCTGCTATCCGACTAGCATTCTTGTCCCGCTCGTGCCGTTGCTGCGCCGGGGATTGCTCAAGCCGCAAAGCATCATCGCCAACTGCCTCAGCGGCGTCAGCGGTGCTGGACGCAAGGCCGACATTTCGCTCCTCTTCGCCGAGTGCAATGAAAGTGTGCGCGCTTACGGCCTGCCCAAGCACCGGCATTTGTCCGAGGTCGAGCAGGAACTTTCCCTCGCCGCCGGCACCGATCTCACCATTAGCTTCGCGCCGCATCTTATTCCCATCACTCGTGGAATCCTAACCACGATCCACGCCGCGCCGGATGAAAACCTAACCATCGATGCGCTCTCCGCCGCGTATCATGAAGCTTATGCCAGCGAGCCGTTTGTCCGCTTGTTGGGAACGTCCGATTTTCCCGATGTAAAATATGTCGCGCGAACCAACTACATCGACATCGGCTGGCAATTCGACGCGCGCACTGGTCGCGTGATTCTTCTCAGCGCCGAAGATAATTTAACCAAGGGAGCCGCGGGCCAGGCCGTGCAGTGCCTCAATCTAATGGCTGGCTTTTCTGAAACCACCGGCCTGATTTAA
- the argJ gene encoding bifunctional glutamate N-acetyltransferase/amino-acid acetyltransferase ArgJ has product MPEHSTFPVVAGGITLPAGFLAGAVYAGIKPGNDDKRDFALILSEVPAVAAATFTTNKIKAAPVRVSQANIRGSDIRGVLLNSGNANACNGVVGIQHTKRSIKAVAKVFKLKDNQLLVCSTGRIGVELPIEKMESAASLFPDAMSRKGSHKTAKAIMTSDTFPKEIGVQVEIGGRTVSIGGIAKGAGMINPNMATMLSVVTTDLAIEKKELQRALSIAVEQSYNRITVDGDMSTNDTVILLANGAAGGEPATNEHPDFHRFQEALNFVTRNLARMIVEDGEGVSKFVEVQINGAATFQDARKVANAIANSTLVKCAWNGEDPNWGRIMDAIGYSTARAREEMIDIYYDGLIAVKNGMKSATPVKALRSVMKKRKFKVTVDLHLGTAQYIIYTTDLTAEYVELNKGE; this is encoded by the coding sequence ATGCCCGAGCACTCCACCTTTCCCGTCGTTGCCGGCGGCATCACCCTGCCTGCGGGCTTCCTTGCCGGCGCTGTTTATGCTGGCATCAAACCCGGCAACGACGACAAGCGCGACTTCGCCCTCATTCTCTCGGAAGTCCCGGCGGTGGCGGCAGCGACTTTTACGACTAACAAAATCAAAGCCGCGCCAGTTCGCGTTTCACAAGCTAACATTCGCGGCAGCGACATTCGCGGCGTCTTGCTCAACAGCGGCAACGCCAACGCCTGCAACGGCGTCGTCGGCATTCAGCACACCAAGCGCAGCATCAAGGCCGTCGCCAAAGTTTTCAAACTCAAGGACAACCAGTTGCTAGTCTGCTCCACAGGCCGCATTGGAGTGGAACTCCCGATCGAAAAAATGGAGTCGGCCGCGAGTCTTTTCCCAGATGCCATGTCACGCAAGGGAAGCCACAAGACGGCCAAGGCGATCATGACCTCCGACACATTTCCGAAGGAGATAGGAGTGCAAGTCGAGATCGGAGGGCGAACAGTTAGCATCGGCGGAATCGCCAAGGGCGCGGGGATGATCAATCCTAACATGGCGACCATGCTCAGTGTCGTCACTACCGATCTAGCCATTGAAAAAAAGGAGCTGCAGCGCGCCCTCAGCATCGCCGTTGAGCAGAGTTACAATCGTATCACCGTCGATGGCGACATGAGTACTAACGACACCGTCATTCTTCTAGCTAATGGAGCGGCCGGCGGCGAGCCTGCGACGAACGAACATCCGGACTTCCATCGCTTTCAGGAGGCGCTGAATTTCGTCACCCGCAACCTCGCTCGCATGATCGTCGAGGACGGGGAGGGTGTTAGTAAATTCGTCGAAGTCCAAATCAATGGAGCCGCCACCTTTCAGGACGCCAGAAAAGTGGCGAACGCGATTGCCAACTCGACGTTAGTGAAATGCGCCTGGAACGGCGAGGACCCCAACTGGGGCCGGATCATGGACGCAATCGGCTATTCCACGGCTCGTGCGCGTGAGGAAATGATCGACATTTATTACGACGGATTGATCGCCGTGAAGAACGGCATGAAGAGCGCGACGCCCGTGAAAGCGCTGCGCAGCGTGATGAAAAAGCGGAAGTTTAAAGTCACCGTCGATCTCCATCTTGGCACCGCCCAATACATCATTTACACCACCGATCTAACCGCCGAATACGTCGAGCTAAACAAGGGCGAATAG
- the argB gene encoding acetylglutamate kinase: MSNISSSIRAEVLIEALPFIQKFRGQTFVIKYGGSAMEDDHLVERLLRDVVFLEAVGINPVLVHGGGKSISGKMREAGLSARFVNGLRVTDEGVIGIVEQVLDREINPGLVKTINEFGGHAVGFSGRDVCLGEKLPPQLDAKTGETVDLGYVGTVNTLNLDAVRATLAEEKVPIISPIARDANGHTLNVNADIAAGSIAAALGASKMIYLSDVPGIMRDVADRESLIPSVNSEMVRKLMQQGVIAGGMIPKVDSALKALSDGVGKVHFIDGRIPHALLLEICTNSGIGTEVLP, from the coding sequence ATGTCTAACATTTCCTCTTCCATTCGCGCCGAAGTCCTCATCGAGGCGCTGCCGTTCATCCAGAAATTTCGCGGCCAGACTTTCGTGATCAAATACGGCGGCAGCGCCATGGAGGACGATCATCTGGTGGAGCGTCTTTTGCGCGATGTCGTCTTTCTCGAAGCGGTGGGAATTAATCCCGTGCTGGTCCATGGCGGTGGAAAATCCATCAGCGGAAAAATGCGCGAAGCGGGACTTTCCGCTCGCTTCGTCAATGGCCTGCGCGTGACGGACGAGGGAGTGATCGGCATCGTCGAGCAGGTGCTGGACCGGGAGATCAACCCGGGTCTGGTCAAGACGATCAATGAGTTTGGCGGCCACGCGGTTGGTTTCTCCGGGCGCGACGTTTGCCTGGGGGAGAAGCTTCCGCCCCAGCTCGATGCGAAGACGGGTGAGACGGTCGATCTCGGCTATGTCGGCACGGTGAACACGCTCAACTTGGACGCCGTCCGCGCGACTTTGGCCGAAGAAAAAGTGCCCATCATTTCGCCCATCGCCCGGGATGCGAACGGTCACACGCTGAATGTGAACGCCGACATCGCCGCAGGCTCCATCGCGGCGGCTTTGGGTGCGTCGAAAATGATCTATCTGAGCGACGTTCCCGGCATCATGCGCGATGTGGCTGACCGCGAATCGCTCATTCCCAGCGTGAACAGCGAGATGGTTAGGAAACTCATGCAACAGGGCGTCATTGCTGGCGGCATGATTCCCAAAGTGGATTCCGCCCTCAAGGCGCTCAGCGACGGTGTGGGCAAGGTCCATTTCATCGATGGCCGCATTCCCCACGCGCTCTTGCTGGAGATCTGTACTAACAGCGGCATCGGCACGGAAGTTTTGCCCTGA
- a CDS encoding DUF393 domain-containing protein, which yields MKKLFVLYDAECALCRRCREFLSRQPSYIPLEFVPLQTLDLEQRFPGITALHPDREIIVISDEGQVYQGGHAWIMCLYALREYREWSQRLASPALLPFAKKIVSSISQNRHFLSRWLFKPDAELTNRLAHAPVECACDR from the coding sequence ATGAAAAAACTCTTCGTTCTCTACGATGCCGAATGCGCGCTTTGCCGCCGCTGCCGGGAGTTTCTCAGCCGCCAGCCGAGTTACATTCCATTGGAGTTTGTGCCGCTGCAGACCCTTGATCTCGAACAACGTTTCCCCGGAATCACGGCACTGCATCCGGACCGCGAAATCATCGTCATCAGCGACGAAGGTCAGGTTTATCAGGGCGGCCACGCTTGGATCATGTGCCTCTATGCGCTCCGAGAATATCGCGAATGGAGTCAGCGCCTGGCCAGTCCCGCGCTGCTGCCGTTTGCCAAGAAAATCGTCTCGAGCATTTCGCAGAACCGCCATTTTCTTTCCAGATGGCTCTTCAAGCCGGATGCGGAACTAACCAATCGCCTCGCCCACGCGCCGGTCGAGTGCGCTTGCGACAGATAA
- a CDS encoding TIGR01777 family oxidoreductase — MKTLKLILPGGNGYIGRLVSRHFASLGHAVVVLSRKPAADASHIRQVLWDGATPGAWMAELENADAVINLAGRSVNCRYTARHRQEIYDSRLRSTAVLGQAIAACAQPPKVWLNSSSATIYRHAEDREMDEATGEIGSGFSVDVCQKWEAALNEAATPNTRKVALRSAMVMGPGGDGVFQAFHRLSLWHLGGKLGNGRQFVSWVHWQDFLRALEWILENDHLSGAINIASPNPLPNRDFMRILREADRQSIGLPTPAWMLAIGAIFLRAETELVLKSRRVIPARLLADGFIFHHPHWETAVRNLLGHPIHPLLDDHFEPLHAPLHLGKR; from the coding sequence ATGAAAACACTCAAACTCATCCTTCCCGGCGGCAACGGCTACATTGGCCGACTCGTCAGCCGTCATTTCGCCAGCCTCGGGCACGCGGTCGTCGTCCTCAGCCGAAAGCCTGCCGCCGACGCTTCTCACATTCGCCAGGTTCTCTGGGACGGTGCCACTCCCGGCGCGTGGATGGCCGAACTGGAAAATGCGGACGCCGTCATCAATCTCGCCGGACGCAGCGTCAACTGCCGCTACACCGCGCGCCATCGGCAGGAAATTTACGATTCCCGCCTGCGCAGCACCGCCGTTCTCGGGCAAGCCATCGCCGCCTGTGCGCAACCGCCGAAAGTCTGGCTGAACAGCAGTTCGGCCACGATCTATCGTCACGCGGAGGACCGCGAAATGGACGAGGCGACCGGCGAGATCGGCAGCGGATTTTCAGTCGATGTCTGCCAGAAATGGGAGGCCGCGCTGAATGAGGCCGCCACTCCGAACACCCGGAAAGTGGCCCTGCGCAGCGCCATGGTCATGGGCCCCGGCGGCGACGGAGTCTTTCAGGCGTTTCATCGTCTAAGCCTTTGGCATTTGGGAGGAAAACTCGGCAACGGACGCCAGTTCGTTTCATGGGTGCATTGGCAGGATTTTCTCCGCGCCCTCGAATGGATTCTGGAAAACGACCACCTCAGTGGCGCGATCAACATTGCCTCGCCCAATCCCCTGCCCAATCGCGACTTCATGCGCATCCTGCGCGAGGCGGACCGGCAAAGCATCGGGCTTCCCACGCCCGCCTGGATGCTGGCCATCGGGGCGATTTTCCTGCGCGCAGAAACCGAACTCGTCTTAAAAAGTCGCCGCGTCATCCCGGCTCGCTTACTGGCCGACGGTTTCATTTTCCATCATCCGCATTGGGAAACGGCCGTTCGCAATTTGCTCGGGCACCCCATTCACCCGCTGCTCGACGATCATTTCGAACCTTTGCACGCTCCGCTGCACCTCGGCAAAAGATGA
- a CDS encoding transcriptional regulator, with product MNDSDEIPQPDALTLARDEFVSQWGAIGNAWGINRTMSQIHALLMTAPGPMTTDEVMDDLKISRGNANGNLRELTSWGLVRSVVRKGERKEYFEAEKDVWKMFCTITRERRRREISPAIEVLRNVAAKSAQLEGADAAGFTDQMNSLLNFLQTADSVMEKVSRADQNVVLPWALKFLR from the coding sequence ATGAACGACTCAGACGAAATCCCTCAACCCGACGCTCTGACTCTGGCGCGCGATGAATTTGTTTCCCAATGGGGTGCCATCGGAAACGCGTGGGGAATCAACCGGACGATGTCGCAGATTCACGCGTTGCTGATGACGGCTCCGGGCCCGATGACGACCGACGAAGTGATGGACGATCTGAAAATCAGCCGCGGCAACGCCAATGGCAATCTCCGCGAACTGACTAGTTGGGGCTTGGTTCGAAGTGTGGTTCGCAAGGGCGAGCGCAAGGAATATTTCGAGGCGGAAAAAGACGTGTGGAAAATGTTTTGCACCATCACGCGCGAACGCCGCCGGCGGGAAATCAGCCCTGCAATCGAGGTGCTCCGCAATGTCGCGGCCAAGAGCGCACAACTCGAGGGCGCGGACGCCGCCGGCTTCACCGACCAGATGAATTCCCTCCTGAATTTTCTCCAGACGGCGGACAGCGTCATGGAAAAGGTGTCCCGCGCCGACCAGAACGTCGTGCTGCCCTGGGCTCTAAAATTTCTTCGATAA